The following proteins are co-located in the Pan troglodytes isolate AG18354 chromosome 5, NHGRI_mPanTro3-v2.0_pri, whole genome shotgun sequence genome:
- the MUC21 gene encoding mucin-21 gives MISSATNSNETSTSASTGSSVISSGASTATNSGSSVTSSGVSTATNSGSSVTSNGVSIVTNSEFHTTSSGISTATNSEFSTASSGISTATNSESSTASSGASTATNSESSTTSSGASTATNSESSTVSSGASTATNSESSTTSSGASTATNSESSTVSSGASTATNSESSTTSSGASTATNSESSTVSSGISTVTNSESSTPSSGANTATNSESSTVSSGASTATNSESSTPSSGANTATNSESSTVSSGASTATNSESSTPSSGASTATNSESSTTSNGASTATNSESSTVSSGASTATNSESSTTSSGASTATNSESSTVSSGASTATNSESSTTSSGASTATNSESSTVSSGASTATNSESSTTSSGASTATNSESSTVSSGASTATNSESSTTSNGASTATNSESSTVSSGASTATNSESSTTSSGASTATNSESSTVSSGASTATNSESSTTSSGASTATNSESSTPSSGASTATNSESSTTSSGASTATNSESSTVSSGANTATNSESSTTSSGASTATNSESSTTSSGASTATNSESSTTSSGASTATNSESSTTSSGANTATNSGSSVTSAGSGTAALTGMHTTSHSASTAVSEAKPGGSLVPWEIFLITLVSVVAAVGLFAGLFFCVRNSLSLRNTFNTAVYHPHGLNHGLGPGPGGNHGAPHRPRWSPNWFWRRPVSSIAMEMSGRNSGP, from the exons ATGATTTCTTCAGCAACAAATTCCAATGAGACTAGCACCTCTGCCAGCACTGGATCCAGTGTGATCTCCAGTGGAGCCAGCACAGCCACCAACTCAGGGTCCAGTGTGACCTCCAGTGGGGTCAGCACAGCCACCAACTCAGGGTCCAGTGTGACCTCCAATGGGGTCAGCATAGTCACCAACTCTGAGTTCCATACAACCTCCAGTGGGATCAGCACAGCCACCAACTCTGAGTTCAGCACAGCGTCCAGTGGGATCAGCACAGCCACCAACTCTGAGTCCAGCACAGCCTCCAGTGGGGCCAGCACAGCCACCAACTCTGAGTCCAGCACGACCTCCAGTGGGGCCAGCACAGCCACCAACTCTGAGTCCAGCACAGTGTCCAGTGGGGCCAGCACTGCCACCAACTCTGAGTCCAGCACAACCTCCAGTGGGGCCAGCACAGCCACCAACTCTGAGTCCAGCACAGTGTCCAGTGGGGCCAGCACTGCCACCAACTCTGAGTCCAGCACAACCTCCAGTGGGGCCAGCACAGCCACCAACTCTGAGTCCAGCACAGTGTCTAGTGGGATCAGCACAGTCACCAATTCTGAGTCCAGCACACCCTCCAGTGGGGCCAACACAGCCACCAACTCTGAGTCCAGCACAGTGTCCAGTGGGGCCAGCACAGCCACCAACTCTGAGTCCAGCACACCCTCCAGTGGGGCCAACACAGCCACCAACTCTGAGTCCAGCACAGTGTCCAGTGGGGCCAGCACAGCCACCAACTCTGAGTCCAGCACACCCTCCAGTGGGGCCAGCACAGCCACCAACTCTGAGTCCAGCACAACCTCCAATGGGGCCAGCACAGCCACGAACTCTGAGTCCAGCACAGTGTCCAGTGGGGCCAGCACAGCCACCAACTCTGAGTCCAGCACGACCTCCAGTGGGGCCAGCACAGCCACCAACTCTGAGTCCAGCACAGTGTCCAGTGGGGCCAGCACAGCCACCAACTCTGAGTCCAGCACGACCTCCAGTGGGGCCAGCACAGCCACCAACTCTGAGTCCAGCACAGTGTCCAGTGGGGCCAGCACTGCCACCAACTCTGAGTCCAGCACGACCTCCAGTGGGGCCAGCACAGCCACCAACTCTGAGTCCAGCACAGTGTCCAGTGGGGCCAGCACAGCCACCAACTCTGAGTCCAGCACAACCTCCAATGGGGCCAGCACAGCCACCAACTCTGAGTCCAGCACAGTGTCCAGTGGGGCCAGCACTGCCACCAACTCTGAGTCCAGCACGACCTCCAGTGGGGCCAGCACAGCCACCAACTCTGAGTCCAGCACAGTGTCCAGTGGGGCCAGCACAGCCACCAACTCTGAGTCCAGCACGACCTCCAGTGGGGCCAGCACAGCCACCAACTCTGAGTCCAGCACACCCTCCAGTGGGGCCAGCACAGCCACCAACTCTGAGTCCAGCACGACCTCCAGTGGGGCCAGCACAGCCACCAACTCTGAGTCCAGCACAGTGTCCAGTGGGGCCAACACAGCCACCAACTCTGAGTCCAGCACAACCTCCAGTGGGGCCAGCACAGCCACCAACTCTGAGTCCAGCACGACCTCCAGTGGGGCCAGCACTGCCACCAACTCTGAGTCCAGCACGACCTCCAGTGGGGCCAGCACAGCCACCAACTCTGAGTCCAGCACGACCTCCAGTGGGGCCAACACAGCCACCAACTCTGGGTCCAGTGTGACCTCTGCAGGCTCTGGAACAGCAGCTCTGACTGGAATGCACACAACTTCCCATAGTGCATCTACTGCAGTGAGTGAGGCAAAGCCTGGTGGGTCCCTGGTGCCGTGGGAAATCTTCCTCATCACCCTGGTCTCGGTTGTGGCAGCCGTGGGGCTCTTTGCTGGGCTCTTCTTCTGTGTG agaAACAGCCTGTCCCTGAGAAACACCTTTAACACAGCTGTCTACCACCCTCATGGCCTCAACCATGGCCTTGGCCCAGGCCCTGGAGGGAATCATGGAGCCCCCCACAGGCCCAGGTGGAGTCCTAACTGGTTCTGGAGGAGACCAGTATCCTCAATAGCCATGGAGATGAGCGGGAGGAACAGCGGGCCCTGA